One segment of Niabella beijingensis DNA contains the following:
- a CDS encoding NAD(P)-dependent oxidoreductase, translating into MTILITAPYNEAGRRELEARFGKVIYKVWKENGRAFNAAELDQLLNETQADALITEHDEVTETVIRNHPGLRFIGVCRGTPSNVAVKTAAELGIEVLHTPARNAQAVAELFVANVITFLRKTFPATDWLKQRNWQKGAHASYLQFKGNELAGKTIGMVGFGAVGQRIATLTRAFPCTIQFYDPYQESPDPAYSSTSLETVFETSDIVSIHLPVNPSTIGMIDKKLIGKMKPEAIFVNTARASVVNRNDLLDAVEGHRIRGAILDVFDHEPPDDTDYRLIDHPNVLATPHTAGATDEVEDHHVSILNEKLLNWAEKQPANSLHLSNQ; encoded by the coding sequence ATGACTATTTTAATTACAGCGCCGTATAACGAAGCGGGACGCAGGGAACTGGAAGCCCGCTTTGGAAAAGTGATTTACAAAGTATGGAAAGAGAACGGGCGCGCTTTTAATGCAGCAGAACTGGATCAGCTGCTGAACGAAACACAGGCGGATGCATTGATCACCGAACACGACGAGGTTACGGAAACCGTGATCCGCAATCATCCCGGGTTACGGTTTATCGGCGTGTGCCGGGGAACGCCATCAAATGTAGCCGTGAAAACCGCTGCTGAGCTGGGTATTGAAGTATTACATACACCTGCAAGGAATGCCCAGGCGGTGGCGGAACTGTTTGTGGCCAATGTGATCACTTTCCTGCGGAAGACCTTTCCGGCTACGGACTGGTTAAAACAGCGTAACTGGCAAAAAGGGGCGCACGCATCTTACCTGCAGTTCAAAGGAAATGAACTGGCGGGAAAAACGATCGGCATGGTTGGCTTTGGCGCGGTGGGGCAGCGGATCGCCACATTGACAAGGGCCTTTCCCTGTACGATACAATTTTATGATCCGTATCAGGAAAGTCCGGATCCGGCGTATAGCAGCACAAGTCTGGAAACTGTTTTTGAGACCAGCGATATCGTCTCGATACACCTGCCGGTAAATCCTTCTACCATTGGAATGATCGATAAAAAACTCATTGGAAAAATGAAGCCCGAAGCGATTTTCGTAAACACCGCCAGGGCCAGTGTGGTAAACCGGAATGACCTGCTGGATGCCGTTGAAGGCCACAGGATCCGGGGTGCCATTCTGGATGTATTTGACCATGAACCGCCGGATGATACCGATTACCGGCTGATCGATCATCCAAATGTACTGGCCACACCGCATACTGCAGGTGCAACCGATGAAGTGGAAGATCATCATGTTTCGATCCTTAATGAAAAATTATTGAACTGGGCGGAGAAGCAACCGGCCAATTCTTTACATTTATCAAATCAGTAA
- a CDS encoding FGGY-family carbohydrate kinase, whose protein sequence is MAQTNAHLIIDFGTGNLRAAVISVNGAVLGVAREDIPYIRDERYADSIYFDPEVLWNQILELATIALKQAGSVQILAITATSQREGIVVLDQAGTPVVGMPNIDHRGREWEHIIPDKEPVYRLAGRYPTSLFSAFKLVGLREARKEWWQQLGTFLSISDWVEYMFCGIEHYEHSQASETLLYDVEQQIWSESLCELFSFPFSLLPPLMSSGTVLGTIRQPLAEALSIDPEAKVIVGGADTQLAVLSTRAYAGDMVIVSGTTTPIIKLSAAYDLDGQQRTWTGRYIDEDSYMVEANAGVTGLNYQRLKKIFYPNEGYDVIEEELRSVTDFQCVASLGSLVADEKKPLIKGGFIFNTPVNHELSRAGMVWATLWDIACSIFENYNTLISVTPNKQSYIWTCGGGMESRMLRQFIADLTGKEVRIRDNYRHASVVGGMMICNKALDIDAEQTDVYEQVQPAAGAQHMHFYKRWKEHRELLKKIF, encoded by the coding sequence ATGGCTCAGACAAACGCACACCTCATCATCGATTTTGGCACCGGAAACCTGCGCGCAGCGGTAATTTCCGTCAATGGTGCTGTTCTGGGCGTGGCCCGGGAAGATATCCCTTATATAAGGGATGAGCGGTATGCCGATTCCATTTATTTTGACCCGGAGGTATTGTGGAATCAGATACTGGAGCTGGCCACCATAGCGCTGAAGCAGGCGGGATCTGTACAGATCCTGGCCATTACGGCAACCAGCCAGCGGGAAGGGATTGTGGTGCTGGATCAGGCCGGCACGCCTGTTGTGGGAATGCCCAATATTGATCACCGCGGGAGGGAATGGGAACATATCATCCCGGATAAAGAACCGGTATACCGGCTCGCGGGGCGTTATCCCACCTCGTTGTTTTCTGCATTTAAACTGGTAGGACTGCGGGAAGCGCGAAAAGAATGGTGGCAGCAGCTGGGTACGTTCCTCAGCATCAGCGACTGGGTGGAATATATGTTCTGCGGGATAGAACATTATGAACACTCACAGGCATCGGAGACCCTGCTGTATGATGTGGAGCAGCAGATCTGGTCGGAATCTTTATGCGAATTATTTTCATTTCCTTTTTCCTTATTGCCACCGCTAATGAGTTCGGGAACCGTGCTGGGAACGATCCGGCAGCCGCTGGCAGAAGCCCTGTCGATAGATCCTGAAGCAAAAGTGATCGTAGGAGGGGCTGATACGCAACTGGCGGTGCTCAGTACCCGCGCGTATGCAGGCGATATGGTGATCGTTTCCGGCACCACCACGCCAATCATAAAATTATCAGCAGCATACGATCTTGATGGACAACAACGGACCTGGACGGGAAGGTATATCGATGAAGACAGTTATATGGTGGAGGCCAATGCCGGCGTGACCGGGCTGAATTATCAGCGCCTCAAAAAAATATTTTATCCGAATGAAGGGTATGATGTCATTGAAGAAGAGCTGCGTTCGGTTACAGACTTTCAATGTGTGGCATCGCTGGGCTCGCTGGTGGCGGATGAAAAAAAGCCCCTGATCAAAGGCGGTTTTATTTTTAATACACCGGTCAATCATGAGTTGTCGCGGGCCGGCATGGTTTGGGCCACTTTATGGGACATCGCCTGCAGTATTTTTGAAAATTACAATACACTTATTTCCGTTACACCTAATAAGCAATCGTATATCTGGACCTGTGGCGGAGGTATGGAAAGCAGGATGCTCCGGCAGTTCATTGCCGATCTTACCGGCAAGGAAGTGCGCATCCGCGATAATTACCGGCACGCTTCGGTGGTGGGAGGCATGATGATCTGTAATAAGGCATTGGACATAGATGCGGAACAGACGGATGTGTATGAACAGGTGCAGCCTGCAGCAGGTGCGCAGCATATGCATTTTTACAAACGCTGGAAAGAGCACCGGGAATTGTTAAAGAAGATTTTTTAA